One part of the Arthrobacter sp. EM1 genome encodes these proteins:
- a CDS encoding TetR/AcrR family transcriptional regulator → MPKIVDHNQRRLELVDATWRIIARLGIESATMREIALEAGFANGALKPYFPTKDDLLTFAFGHVFNRTNERIAGVTAGQAGLAALRAFCVEVLPLDEERINEARIVIPFWQKAINDPDKAAIHRDSMQLWLAAMRQYLAEARLAGTVTTAVTDAALAGQLLNLLLGAQIAAALAPEGQVELGLNEQLDGFLILLGH, encoded by the coding sequence GTGCCAAAGATTGTCGACCACAACCAGCGGCGGCTTGAACTCGTTGATGCCACGTGGCGGATCATCGCCCGGCTCGGAATCGAAAGTGCCACCATGCGCGAGATCGCGCTCGAAGCCGGCTTTGCGAACGGTGCCCTCAAGCCGTACTTCCCCACGAAGGATGACCTGCTGACCTTCGCGTTTGGGCATGTCTTCAACCGCACCAACGAGCGGATCGCCGGAGTCACGGCAGGGCAGGCGGGGCTCGCGGCCCTCAGGGCATTCTGCGTCGAAGTGCTGCCCCTGGATGAGGAGCGGATCAACGAGGCCCGAATTGTTATTCCGTTCTGGCAAAAGGCCATAAACGATCCCGACAAGGCCGCCATCCACCGGGACTCGATGCAGCTGTGGCTTGCCGCGATGCGGCAGTACCTCGCCGAGGCGCGGCTAGCCGGCACAGTCACCACCGCCGTCACCGACGCGGCCCTCGCCGGACAGCTGCTCAATCTCCTGCTTGGCGCGCAGATCGCGGCGGCGCTCGCCCCGGAGGGCCAGGTGGAGCTTGGGCTGAACGAGCAGTTGGACGGATTCCTGATCCTGCTGGGCCACTAG
- a CDS encoding helix-turn-helix domain-containing protein, translating to MSAVAARPSFSPAGQDLRTSTAASFDHWRHLVAESFVPLAASSRDADNFRGRMRARRLDRVAVVEVASTSHEVHRTPALIAQSQQRYFKLNLQLQGTGLLIQDNREAVLQPGDLSIYDTSRPYTLAFEGDARLMVVMFPWDALSLPPDCIAQLSAVRMAAGSGLAAIVGPFIAHLAENLDALSGPSGSRLATNALDLVSTMLHSELDMSADRMRPQALLAASVREYIDARLADPLLSPASIAAAHFISTRHLHNVFHESGTTVASWIRSQRLEGARRELRDPLLAGMPVGAVAARWGFLDAAHFSRSFRDAFGESPSDWRRGA from the coding sequence ATGAGCGCAGTTGCAGCCCGCCCCTCCTTCAGTCCCGCCGGACAGGACCTGCGCACCAGCACAGCGGCCTCCTTCGATCACTGGCGGCACCTCGTCGCGGAGTCCTTCGTTCCGTTGGCCGCCTCAAGCAGGGACGCGGACAACTTCCGCGGCCGCATGCGGGCCCGAAGGCTGGACCGCGTGGCGGTCGTCGAGGTCGCCTCGACGAGCCATGAGGTGCACCGGACGCCGGCGCTGATTGCCCAGTCCCAGCAGCGCTATTTTAAACTCAATCTGCAGCTGCAGGGCACCGGGCTCCTTATCCAGGACAACCGCGAGGCTGTCCTCCAGCCGGGCGACCTCTCTATCTATGACACCAGCCGCCCCTACACGCTGGCCTTCGAGGGCGACGCCCGCCTTATGGTGGTGATGTTCCCCTGGGACGCACTGTCCCTGCCGCCGGACTGCATCGCGCAGCTTTCGGCCGTGCGGATGGCCGCCGGCTCAGGCCTCGCCGCAATCGTCGGGCCGTTCATCGCCCACCTTGCCGAGAACCTCGATGCCCTGAGCGGCCCCAGCGGGTCCCGCCTTGCCACGAATGCCCTCGATCTTGTGTCCACGATGCTGCATTCGGAGCTGGACATGTCCGCTGACCGGATGCGGCCGCAGGCCCTCCTGGCGGCATCCGTCCGCGAGTACATCGACGCCCGACTGGCCGATCCGCTGCTCTCGCCCGCGTCCATCGCGGCAGCCCATTTCATCTCCACCCGGCACCTGCACAACGTTTTCCACGAATCCGGAACCACAGTGGCGAGCTGGATCCGGAGCCAGCGGCTGGAAGGGGCGCGCCGCGAACTGCGGGATCCGCTCCTGGCCGGCATGCCCGTCGGAGCCGTGGCCGCGCGCTGGGGATTCCTGGACGCGGCCCATTTCAGCCGCTCGTTCCGTGATGCCTTCGGCGAATCCCCCAGCGACTGGCGGCGCGGCGCCTAG
- a CDS encoding APC family permease produces the protein MSISKSESRTAEATPRAEHSTALRAGSVGVMGILFFVLSAQAPLTGIVGASPLAAALGNGPGAPGAYLVVGIVIVIFAVGFVAMSRKIQANGAFYAYVTAAFGRKTGAGAAWLALLAYSTVQAAMYGLYGAAFAGLLGSAGFVVPWWLLAVVTMAGVQVLGSLNIELGARVLAVLVGLEVAILIMFGFTVLLRGGGPEGISLAASFSPAAIATGAPGVAIMFAVASMFGFESTAIYSAEAKDAQRTVARATYLSVVVISVFFSFISWMLVSYYGPSHVIDAAGAALESGDSTSFVLTPMVELFGPWAGIATGILLVTSLLAGIIAFHNGINRYLHSLALRGSMPGTVARTNRHRAPATAARIQTVIAFLLVAPFAVLSLDPVLTLFSWFSGLAVAALLVLYILCSLAVVAYFRRERVAGQVWQTKVAPTLATLLLGWVLALVASNFTALIGGSAETAMGLLAAVPLVFVAGVLVEVGVERRAAREEAPA, from the coding sequence ATGAGTATTTCAAAATCCGAGTCCCGGACCGCGGAAGCCACTCCCCGCGCCGAGCACTCCACAGCACTGCGCGCCGGCAGCGTCGGCGTGATGGGCATTCTCTTTTTTGTCTTATCCGCCCAGGCGCCGCTGACCGGAATCGTCGGGGCGTCGCCGCTGGCCGCGGCCCTCGGCAACGGCCCTGGAGCGCCCGGGGCGTACCTGGTGGTGGGCATTGTCATCGTGATCTTCGCCGTCGGGTTCGTTGCGATGAGCCGCAAAATCCAGGCCAACGGCGCCTTCTACGCCTATGTCACGGCCGCCTTTGGACGCAAAACAGGGGCGGGAGCCGCGTGGCTCGCCCTCCTTGCCTACAGCACCGTCCAGGCCGCGATGTACGGGCTGTACGGCGCCGCGTTTGCCGGACTCCTCGGGTCCGCCGGCTTCGTGGTTCCCTGGTGGCTGCTGGCCGTGGTCACCATGGCGGGCGTACAGGTGCTGGGATCCCTCAACATCGAACTGGGGGCGCGGGTACTGGCGGTGCTGGTGGGCCTGGAGGTCGCCATCCTGATCATGTTCGGCTTCACCGTGCTGTTGCGCGGCGGCGGCCCCGAAGGAATCAGCCTGGCGGCTTCCTTTTCTCCTGCGGCGATCGCGACGGGCGCCCCGGGCGTGGCCATTATGTTCGCTGTAGCCTCCATGTTCGGCTTCGAATCGACTGCCATCTACTCAGCCGAAGCCAAGGACGCCCAGCGCACGGTGGCCCGGGCCACGTACCTTTCGGTAGTGGTTATCTCGGTGTTCTTCTCCTTCATCTCGTGGATGCTGGTCAGCTACTATGGCCCCTCGCATGTCATTGATGCGGCGGGGGCGGCCCTCGAATCGGGTGACTCCACCTCCTTCGTGCTGACACCGATGGTGGAACTCTTCGGGCCGTGGGCCGGGATCGCCACCGGTATCCTGCTCGTGACTTCCCTGCTGGCCGGCATTATCGCCTTCCATAACGGCATCAACCGCTACCTCCATTCACTGGCGCTGCGCGGGTCGATGCCGGGCACTGTCGCCCGCACCAACCGGCACCGGGCACCCGCCACCGCAGCGCGAATCCAGACCGTGATCGCGTTCCTGCTGGTGGCACCGTTCGCAGTACTTTCCCTGGACCCTGTGCTGACCCTCTTTTCCTGGTTCAGCGGGCTGGCCGTGGCGGCGCTCCTGGTCCTGTATATCCTCTGCTCCCTTGCCGTCGTCGCGTATTTCCGGCGCGAAAGGGTGGCCGGCCAGGTCTGGCAGACCAAAGTGGCGCCGACACTCGCCACCCTGCTACTTGGCTGGGTTCTGGCCCTTGTTGCCAGCAACTTCACGGCACTCATCGGCGGCAGCGCCGAAACGGCCATGGGCCTGCTTGCCGCCGTTCCCTTGGTCTTCGTTGCCGGTGTGCTGGTGGAGGTCGGGGTGGAGCGCAGGGCCGCGCGGGAGGAGGCCCCCGCATAG
- a CDS encoding aldehyde dehydrogenase family protein codes for METYDALLASITPDTGDTRTILDPATGAVVGEAPVHTLADLERAVAAAGAAQPAWAALGHDARSAALLRAADAVERSAEELAHLLSREQGKPLNGPNARFEVGACAAWLRTAAGTAMEPETVVDDGETRAELHYRPIGVVGAIGPWNWPMMITVWQIAPALRMGNAVVVKPSEYTPLSVLALAKVLNEELPEGLLTVVSGGRDVGARLAEHPAIGKVMFTGSTATGKAIIRSSADTVKRLTLELGGNDAGIVLPDADPKAIAEGLFWGAFINTGQTCAALKRLYVHSDIYDAVCEELTAVAAAMPMGNGLDEGNVLGPLQNKQQFDIVARLVDAARDSGAKLLLGGDPDTDQPGYFYPATLVADIDNNNALVAEEQFGPALPIIRYSTVDEAVTMANALDVGLGASVWSADPAEARKVAARLEAGTVWINKHGAVDPRVPFGGAKQSGYGLEFGVEGLKALGVPQVING; via the coding sequence ATGGAAACTTACGACGCCCTCCTGGCCTCGATCACCCCGGACACCGGCGACACCCGGACCATCCTTGACCCCGCCACCGGCGCCGTCGTCGGCGAAGCGCCGGTGCACACCTTGGCGGACCTGGAGCGGGCCGTTGCCGCTGCCGGCGCCGCGCAGCCCGCGTGGGCGGCATTGGGCCATGACGCGCGGAGCGCCGCACTGTTGCGGGCCGCCGACGCCGTCGAACGCTCTGCCGAAGAACTCGCCCACCTGCTCTCCCGCGAGCAGGGCAAACCCCTGAACGGCCCCAACGCGCGGTTCGAGGTCGGCGCCTGCGCAGCGTGGCTCCGCACGGCTGCCGGCACCGCGATGGAGCCGGAGACCGTGGTGGACGACGGCGAAACCCGCGCCGAACTGCACTACCGGCCCATCGGCGTCGTCGGGGCGATCGGGCCCTGGAACTGGCCCATGATGATCACCGTCTGGCAGATCGCACCGGCCCTCCGGATGGGCAACGCCGTGGTGGTCAAACCTTCCGAATACACCCCGTTGTCCGTCCTGGCCCTGGCGAAGGTCCTCAACGAGGAGCTGCCCGAAGGCCTCCTCACCGTGGTCTCCGGCGGCCGCGACGTCGGCGCACGGCTGGCCGAACACCCCGCGATCGGCAAGGTGATGTTTACCGGCTCCACCGCCACGGGCAAGGCCATCATCAGGTCCTCCGCAGACACGGTCAAACGCCTCACCCTCGAGCTCGGCGGCAACGACGCCGGAATCGTCCTGCCCGACGCCGACCCCAAGGCCATCGCCGAAGGCCTCTTTTGGGGCGCCTTCATCAACACCGGCCAGACGTGCGCGGCCCTGAAGCGCCTCTACGTCCACAGCGACATCTACGATGCCGTCTGCGAGGAACTTACCGCCGTCGCAGCCGCCATGCCGATGGGAAACGGCCTCGACGAGGGCAATGTGCTTGGCCCGCTGCAGAACAAGCAGCAGTTCGACATCGTGGCCCGGCTGGTTGATGCCGCCCGCGACTCGGGGGCCAAGCTCCTGCTGGGCGGGGACCCGGACACAGACCAGCCCGGCTACTTCTACCCCGCCACCCTGGTTGCGGACATCGACAACAACAATGCCCTGGTGGCCGAGGAACAGTTCGGTCCCGCGCTGCCCATCATCCGCTACAGCACGGTGGACGAGGCCGTCACCATGGCCAACGCCCTCGACGTTGGACTCGGCGCCTCGGTCTGGTCCGCCGATCCGGCGGAAGCCCGCAAGGTCGCGGCCCGGCTCGAGGCCGGCACCGTCTGGATCAACAAGCACGGCGCGGTTGACCCGAGGGTCCCCTTCGGCGGTGCCAAGCAGTCCGGCTACGGCCTGGAATTCGGCGTCGAAGGCCTCAAAGCCCTCGGAGTACCGCAGGTCATCAACGGCTGA
- a CDS encoding FCD domain-containing protein, producing MSTATPDQERGEENGGDGEHGDAADRGEPVRALHLRVLDELGEGIVSGTFAPGQRLTLEGIQQQYGISRTLARDTTRVLESMNLVYSRRRVGIVVQDSAHWNVFDPKLVRWRLASGRRTEQYASLTELRIAVEPIAAAGAARRAGSAERRRLVTLAAELRRLGEAGDLEGFLTADIAFHQLLLHSSGNEMFQALDGMVAEVLSSRTRQRLMPFHPRQEALQAHEDVAAAVAAGDAGAAESAMHRILEEVRTAMGL from the coding sequence ATGTCGACGGCGACACCAGACCAGGAGCGCGGCGAGGAGAACGGCGGCGACGGCGAACACGGCGACGCCGCTGACCGGGGTGAACCCGTTCGTGCCCTGCACCTGCGGGTCCTGGACGAATTGGGCGAGGGAATTGTCTCGGGCACCTTCGCACCCGGACAACGGCTGACACTGGAGGGCATCCAGCAGCAGTACGGCATCTCCCGGACCCTGGCCCGCGACACCACGCGGGTGCTTGAATCGATGAATCTGGTCTATTCCCGGCGCCGCGTAGGCATCGTGGTGCAGGATTCCGCGCACTGGAACGTTTTTGACCCGAAGCTGGTGCGTTGGCGGTTGGCCTCAGGGCGACGGACTGAACAGTACGCCAGCCTCACTGAACTCCGCATCGCCGTCGAGCCAATCGCCGCGGCCGGTGCGGCCCGCCGGGCGGGCTCCGCCGAACGCCGTCGGCTCGTTACGCTGGCGGCGGAGCTGCGCCGGCTCGGAGAGGCAGGCGATCTGGAAGGATTCCTGACCGCCGACATCGCCTTTCACCAGTTGCTCCTGCACAGCAGCGGCAACGAGATGTTCCAGGCCCTGGACGGGATGGTGGCCGAGGTTCTCTCCAGCCGCACCCGGCAGAGGCTGATGCCCTTCCACCCGCGGCAAGAAGCGCTGCAGGCGCACGAGGATGTCGCCGCCGCGGTCGCAGCGGGGGACGCAGGCGCGGCCGAGTCCGCCATGCACCGAATTCTCGAGGAGGTCCGGACCGCGATGGGCCTCTGA
- a CDS encoding gluconokinase, giving the protein MTFSAIHLVVMGVAGAGKSTVAEALSRDLGWAMAEADEFHPQANISKMNSGTPLEDSDRWPWLNAIRDWMTSQARAGQCTVLTCSALKTDYRELLSGAEGRVVFLHLDGEPGLLAERMQGRAGHFMPVTLLPSQLATLEPLTPAELAGGSLRLEITRTPEQLIAEIKASLGLSGGPGTGLSPRA; this is encoded by the coding sequence ATGACGTTTTCTGCCATTCACCTGGTGGTGATGGGGGTTGCAGGTGCCGGAAAGTCCACGGTTGCCGAGGCGCTGTCCCGAGATCTGGGCTGGGCCATGGCCGAGGCCGACGAATTCCATCCGCAAGCCAACATCAGCAAGATGAACAGCGGCACCCCGCTGGAAGACAGCGACCGCTGGCCCTGGCTGAACGCCATCCGGGACTGGATGACCTCCCAGGCCCGCGCCGGGCAGTGCACGGTCCTGACGTGCTCTGCCCTCAAAACCGACTATCGCGAGTTGCTCTCCGGAGCGGAAGGCAGGGTTGTCTTCCTGCATTTGGACGGCGAACCCGGGCTGCTGGCGGAACGTATGCAGGGCCGCGCAGGCCACTTTATGCCCGTCACCCTGCTGCCCAGCCAGTTGGCCACGCTGGAACCGCTAACCCCCGCCGAGCTCGCCGGGGGAAGCCTGCGCCTGGAAATCACCCGGACCCCCGAACAGCTGATCGCCGAGATCAAGGCGTCGCTGGGGCTCTCCGGCGGACCCGGCACCGGCCTGTCCCCCAGGGCCTGA